Proteins encoded in a region of the Acidimicrobiia bacterium genome:
- the apgM gene encoding 2,3-bisphosphoglycerate-independent phosphoglycerate mutase, producing MKYLVLVPDGCADESLDELGGRTPLEAAAMPRLAELATRSEVGRAAVIPPGLPPGSDVGNMAILGYDPAEFHTGRAAIEAAAMGVELGADEVAYRCNLVTIDEAGTMVDFAAGHPTDAQSHPIVAALDAALGAGRDGVRFHPGVEYRHLCVVPRDWVEAECVPPHDLTGQPAVFPSGPAAGKLNALMDASRDVVRAAAAEVGSAATQIWLWGQGARPSLPRFEDRFGVSGRLSSAVDLVRGLGVLTGLEVVDVPGATAGFDNDYGAQRDACLTSLEDRDLFLLHVEATDEAGHAGDAKEKVLALERWDTDIIGPLVDALDGEPYRILLMPDHSTPCALRTHTSDPVPYLLFDSTVDGPGGEYTESGVAGREAVVAHTLMPRLLA from the coding sequence GTGAAGTACCTCGTGCTCGTGCCCGACGGGTGCGCCGACGAGTCCCTGGACGAGCTCGGTGGCCGCACCCCGCTGGAGGCTGCGGCCATGCCGCGGCTTGCGGAGCTGGCCACGCGCTCGGAAGTGGGTCGGGCGGCCGTCATCCCACCCGGCCTGCCCCCGGGGAGCGACGTGGGGAACATGGCGATCCTCGGCTACGACCCCGCCGAGTTCCACACCGGTCGGGCGGCGATCGAGGCTGCCGCGATGGGGGTCGAGTTGGGCGCCGACGAGGTCGCGTACCGGTGCAACCTCGTCACCATCGACGAAGCCGGCACGATGGTCGACTTCGCGGCCGGACACCCGACCGATGCCCAGAGCCACCCGATCGTCGCCGCGCTCGACGCCGCGCTGGGAGCCGGGCGTGACGGCGTGCGGTTCCATCCCGGCGTCGAGTACCGGCATCTCTGCGTCGTCCCGCGCGACTGGGTGGAGGCCGAGTGCGTTCCGCCGCACGACCTCACGGGTCAACCGGCGGTGTTCCCGAGCGGTCCGGCCGCAGGGAAGCTCAACGCCCTGATGGATGCGTCTCGTGACGTGGTGCGCGCCGCCGCGGCCGAGGTCGGATCGGCCGCAACGCAGATCTGGCTCTGGGGTCAAGGGGCGCGTCCGTCGTTGCCGCGCTTCGAGGATCGCTTCGGCGTGAGTGGACGACTGAGCTCGGCAGTCGACCTCGTGCGCGGGCTCGGTGTGCTCACCGGGCTCGAGGTCGTCGACGTGCCGGGCGCGACGGCCGGCTTCGACAACGACTACGGCGCACAGCGCGACGCCTGTCTTACCTCGCTCGAGGATCGTGACCTGTTCCTCCTCCACGTCGAGGCCACCGACGAAGCCGGACATGCCGGCGACGCCAAGGAGAAGGTGCTCGCGCTCGAGCGCTGGGACACCGACATCATCGGCCCGCTCGTCGACGCACTCGACGGTGAGCCGTACCGCATCCTGTTGATGCCCGATCACTCGACTCCGTGCGCCCTGCGCACGCACACCAGCGACCCCGTGCCCTACCTCTTGTTCGACTCCACGGTCGACGGCCCCGGCGGCGAGTACACCGAGTCCGGCGTCGCCGGCCGAGAGGCCGTCGTGGCGCACACCCTCATGCCGAGGCTCCTCGCGTAG